One Cystobacter fuscus DSM 2262 genomic window carries:
- a CDS encoding pirin family protein, with protein MMIVRNSEARGHANHGWLDSHHTFSFGDYFDPSAMGFRALRVINEDRVAARSGFGAHPHRDMEIITYVLDGQLEHRDSLGSVGVLRAGEMQRMTAGTGVRHSEMNNSDEEVHFLQIWILPERTGLKPGYEQKEFPLAERQGKFRLVVSPEGQEGSLKVNQDLRLYSTVLGQGEKTDYTLAPGRHAWLQVARGAGTLNGVALKAGDGVAVSEESRLELSATEPLEVLLFDLG; from the coding sequence ATGATGATCGTTCGGAATTCAGAAGCGCGCGGACATGCGAACCACGGGTGGTTGGATTCCCATCACACCTTCTCGTTCGGAGACTATTTCGACCCGTCCGCCATGGGCTTCCGCGCCCTGCGCGTCATCAACGAGGACCGGGTGGCCGCGCGCAGCGGCTTCGGCGCGCACCCCCACCGGGACATGGAGATCATCACCTACGTGCTCGACGGGCAGTTGGAGCACCGCGACAGCCTGGGCTCGGTGGGTGTGCTGCGCGCGGGAGAGATGCAGCGAATGACGGCGGGCACGGGTGTGCGGCACAGCGAGATGAACAACTCGGACGAGGAGGTGCACTTCCTGCAGATCTGGATCCTCCCGGAGCGCACGGGGCTGAAGCCCGGCTACGAGCAGAAGGAGTTCCCGCTCGCGGAGCGCCAGGGCAAGTTCCGGCTGGTGGTGTCCCCCGAGGGGCAGGAAGGCTCGCTGAAGGTGAACCAGGACCTGCGGCTGTACAGCACCGTGCTGGGCCAGGGAGAGAAGACGGACTACACCCTGGCGCCAGGGCGGCACGCGTGGCTGCAGGTGGCACGCGGCGCGGGCACGCTCAACGGCGTGGCGCTCAAGGCCGGTGACGGCGTGGCCGTGTCCGAGGAGTCTCGGCTGGAGCTCTCCGCGACCGAGCCGCTCGAGGTCCTGCTGTTCGATCTGGGCTGA
- a CDS encoding SDR family oxidoreductase yields the protein MRVFVTGATGFVGSAVVQELLAAGHEVLGLARSDAGAASLTAIGAFVQRGSIEELDSLERGAATSDAVIHTAFNHDFSKYKESCEFDRRVIETLGAALAGTTRPLIITSALGVLPKGVLGTEETAPASGVEAHPRAATEEAADAVAARGVRVSVVRLPPSVHGDGDPHFVPTLIKLARRTGLSAYIGDGGNRWSSVHRLDAARLYRLVLEKRPGGGRYHAVADEGIPFRDIATAIGRRLGVPSVGKPRDEAAQHFGGFMNFAALDAPASSARTREQLGWNPKQVGLLADLEQGRYFAA from the coding sequence ATGCGCGTCTTCGTCACGGGAGCCACGGGCTTCGTTGGCTCGGCAGTCGTCCAGGAACTTCTCGCCGCGGGGCACGAGGTGCTTGGCCTCGCTCGGTCTGACGCGGGTGCCGCGTCGCTCACGGCCATCGGCGCCTTCGTGCAGCGCGGATCGATCGAGGAACTCGACAGCCTCGAGCGCGGCGCGGCGACGTCGGATGCCGTCATCCACACGGCGTTCAACCACGACTTCTCGAAGTACAAGGAGAGCTGCGAGTTCGACAGGCGTGTCATCGAGACGCTGGGTGCGGCGCTCGCCGGAACGACGCGCCCGCTGATCATCACGTCGGCCCTCGGTGTGCTGCCGAAGGGCGTGCTCGGGACAGAGGAGACGGCGCCGGCGTCCGGGGTCGAGGCGCATCCTCGCGCGGCGACCGAAGAGGCCGCCGACGCCGTCGCCGCGCGCGGTGTGCGCGTCTCGGTGGTGCGTCTGCCACCGTCGGTCCACGGCGACGGCGATCCTCACTTCGTGCCGACACTGATCAAACTGGCGCGGCGAACGGGCCTCTCCGCGTACATCGGCGACGGCGGCAACCGCTGGTCCTCCGTGCATCGGCTCGATGCCGCGCGGCTCTATCGACTCGTGCTCGAGAAGCGGCCTGGCGGCGGGCGGTACCACGCGGTCGCCGACGAGGGCATCCCGTTCCGCGACATCGCCACCGCCATCGGCCGTCGCCTCGGGGTGCCGAGTGTCGGTAAGCCTCGCGACGAGGCCGCGCAGCACTTCGGTGGCTTCATGAACTTCGCGGCGCTCGATGCCCCGGCCTCGAGCGCGCGAACGCGCGAGCAACTCGGGTGGAACCCGAAGCAGGTCGGCCTCCTCGCGGACCTGGAACAGGGCCGCTACTTCGCGGCGTGA
- a CDS encoding catalase, with protein MSTRPQLTTESGAPVADNQHSQTAGAAGPVLLQDHHLLEKLARFNRERIPERVVHAVGSGAYGTFVVTNPNIARYTRMKLFSEQGKSTEVFLRFSTVAGSKGAPDTARDPRGFAVRFYTEDGNWDLVGNNTPIFFLRDGIKFPDFIHSQKYDPYSNRQEPDNVWDFFSHSPEATHQFTWLFGDRGIPASLRHMDGFGSHTFQWVNANDERFFVKFHFKTNQGIRTLSTQEAEAIGGKDPQHHQSDLYAAIERGEFPSWTLKVQVMPEAEAATYRFNPFDLTKVWSQKDYPLIELGRMELNRTPDNFFAEVEQAALDPAHFVPGIGPSPDRMLQARLFAYGDAARYRLGINHTQLPVNSPKGVKGGARNYGRDGGMRFDGNGGRAKNYEPNSFNGPAQSNEASGLGFSVSGTTGTYVNPRHAEDNDYVQAGDLYRLMDEPARERLVANIAGSLAQVSREDIITRAISHFRQADEQYGARVAAAVHKLRQSR; from the coding sequence ATGAGCACCCGTCCCCAGCTGACCACGGAGTCCGGAGCCCCCGTCGCCGACAACCAGCACTCGCAGACCGCCGGGGCCGCGGGTCCGGTGCTGTTGCAGGATCACCACCTGCTCGAGAAGCTCGCCCGCTTCAACCGCGAGCGCATCCCCGAGCGCGTCGTGCACGCGGTGGGCTCGGGCGCCTACGGCACCTTCGTGGTGACCAACCCCAACATCGCGCGCTACACGCGCATGAAGCTCTTCAGCGAGCAGGGCAAGAGCACCGAGGTCTTCCTGCGCTTCTCCACGGTGGCTGGCTCCAAGGGCGCGCCCGACACCGCGCGCGACCCCCGGGGCTTCGCCGTGCGCTTCTACACCGAGGACGGCAACTGGGACCTGGTGGGCAACAACACCCCCATCTTCTTCCTGCGCGACGGCATCAAGTTCCCGGACTTCATCCACTCGCAGAAGTACGACCCGTACAGCAACCGCCAGGAGCCCGACAACGTCTGGGACTTCTTCTCCCACTCGCCCGAGGCCACGCACCAGTTCACCTGGCTCTTCGGTGACCGGGGCATCCCCGCGTCCTTGCGGCACATGGACGGGTTCGGCTCGCACACCTTCCAGTGGGTGAACGCGAACGACGAGCGCTTCTTCGTGAAGTTCCACTTCAAGACCAACCAGGGCATCCGCACCCTCTCCACCCAGGAGGCCGAGGCCATCGGTGGGAAGGATCCGCAGCACCACCAGAGCGACCTGTACGCGGCCATCGAGCGCGGCGAGTTCCCGTCCTGGACGCTCAAGGTCCAGGTGATGCCCGAGGCCGAGGCGGCCACCTACCGCTTCAACCCGTTCGATCTCACCAAGGTCTGGTCCCAGAAGGACTACCCGCTCATCGAGCTGGGCCGCATGGAGCTCAACCGCACGCCGGACAACTTCTTCGCCGAGGTGGAGCAGGCGGCGCTGGATCCCGCGCACTTCGTTCCGGGCATCGGCCCCTCGCCGGACCGCATGCTCCAGGCGCGCCTGTTCGCCTACGGGGACGCGGCCCGCTACCGGCTCGGTATCAACCACACCCAGTTGCCGGTGAACTCGCCCAAGGGCGTGAAGGGCGGCGCGCGCAACTACGGCCGTGACGGCGGCATGCGCTTCGATGGCAACGGCGGACGCGCGAAGAACTACGAGCCGAACAGCTTCAACGGCCCCGCGCAGTCCAACGAGGCCTCGGGCCTGGGCTTCTCCGTGAGCGGCACCACGGGCACCTACGTCAACCCGCGGCACGCCGAGGACAACGACTACGTGCAGGCGGGCGACCTGTACCGGCTGATGGACGAGCCGGCGCGCGAGCGTCTCGTGGCGAACATCGCGGGCAGCCTCGCGCAGGTGAGCCGCGAGGACATCATCACTCGGGCCATCTCCCACTTCCGTCAAGCGGATGAACAGTACGGCGCGCGCGTGGCCGCGGCCGTCCACAAGCTGCGTCAGTCGCGTTAG
- a CDS encoding LysR family transcriptional regulator, whose product MSRNSDRQVLDGLGILRAVVEAGSFVGAGEALGLTQPAVSRAVARLEERVGVRMFRRTARAISLTEEGRRFYESIAPHLRAIEEATSEAGDSKAKVRGRLRVNADPGTAQLVLTPHLQPFFEQHPDLFVELVARDRMGDLVREGFDVAVRLGDPEPSALKARLLMRSHVVTCASPEYVARHGAPRHPRDIEKHRCILMRDPSTGSPFGWEFVRGRKVVPVNVSGPLMVNQFGPMLAACLAGQGITQVLEFHAREFFADGRLVQVLPEWADETYPLYAYHHSAQLMSAKVRAFLDFVVGVTRGGGT is encoded by the coding sequence ATGTCTCGAAACTCCGACAGGCAGGTACTCGATGGCCTCGGCATTCTCCGCGCGGTGGTGGAAGCCGGGAGCTTCGTCGGCGCGGGCGAAGCACTCGGACTCACGCAGCCCGCCGTCAGCCGCGCGGTGGCACGCCTCGAGGAGCGCGTCGGCGTTCGCATGTTCCGGCGCACCGCGCGCGCCATCTCGCTCACCGAGGAGGGTCGGCGCTTCTATGAGTCGATCGCACCGCACCTGCGCGCCATCGAAGAGGCCACGAGCGAAGCGGGCGACTCGAAAGCCAAGGTGCGCGGGCGTCTGCGCGTCAACGCTGACCCCGGCACGGCGCAGCTCGTGCTCACGCCGCACCTTCAGCCGTTTTTCGAGCAGCACCCCGACTTGTTCGTCGAGCTCGTCGCGCGCGACCGCATGGGCGACCTCGTCCGCGAGGGTTTCGACGTCGCCGTCCGCCTCGGCGACCCGGAGCCCTCCGCGCTCAAGGCGCGACTCCTCATGCGCTCGCACGTCGTCACGTGCGCATCCCCGGAGTACGTCGCCCGGCACGGAGCACCACGCCATCCCCGCGACATCGAGAAGCACCGCTGCATCTTGATGCGCGATCCCTCGACCGGCAGCCCCTTCGGCTGGGAGTTCGTGCGCGGACGGAAGGTCGTGCCCGTCAACGTGAGCGGCCCGCTGATGGTCAACCAGTTCGGTCCGATGCTGGCGGCATGTCTCGCGGGGCAAGGCATCACGCAGGTGCTCGAGTTCCACGCGCGCGAGTTCTTCGCCGACGGCAGGCTCGTGCAGGTGCTGCCCGAGTGGGCCGACGAGACATACCCGCTCTACGCGTACCACCACTCAGCGCAGCTCATGTCGGCCAAGGTCCGGGCATTCCTCGACTTCGTGGTCGGCGTGACACGAGGTGGGGGCACCTGA
- a CDS encoding deoxyhypusine synthase family protein: protein MSDAQLPVLDFVLSNYKNFNARATRDALLAYWRHISAGGRMFWAVAGAMSSAQLGITLAPAIRAGLIHGLSVTGANLEESLFRLVAHHSYKDFPDYRYFTKEKDTQILADRMRRVTDTSIPEDEAFRAVEKTIVPMWQRATKGGERRFWHEYFYEVIQAIEPSAHEGNPEECWLLAAARAKLPIVVPGYEDSTFGNIFASYVRSGECNASIAKSGIEYMADFYDRYQELSAGEGIGFFQIGGGIAGDFPICVVPSIKYDLAQPVKPWAYFCQISDSTTSYGSYSGATPNEKITWDKLTETTPMFVIESDATIVVPLVLRALLECKRHPAEAEALIARHMGSR, encoded by the coding sequence ATGTCCGACGCCCAGCTCCCCGTCCTCGACTTCGTCCTGAGCAACTACAAGAACTTCAACGCCCGCGCCACGCGCGACGCGCTCCTCGCCTACTGGCGCCACATCTCCGCGGGTGGCCGCATGTTCTGGGCCGTGGCCGGGGCCATGTCCTCCGCCCAGCTCGGCATCACCCTCGCTCCCGCCATCCGCGCCGGCCTCATCCACGGCCTCTCCGTCACTGGCGCCAACCTCGAGGAGTCGCTCTTCCGGCTCGTCGCGCACCACAGCTACAAGGACTTCCCGGACTACCGCTACTTCACCAAGGAGAAGGACACGCAGATCCTCGCCGACCGGATGCGCCGCGTCACCGACACGAGCATCCCCGAGGATGAGGCGTTCCGCGCGGTGGAGAAGACGATCGTCCCCATGTGGCAGCGCGCCACCAAGGGCGGCGAGCGCCGCTTCTGGCACGAGTACTTCTACGAGGTCATCCAGGCCATCGAGCCCTCGGCCCACGAGGGAAACCCCGAGGAGTGCTGGCTGCTCGCGGCCGCGCGCGCGAAGCTGCCCATCGTCGTGCCGGGCTACGAGGACTCCACCTTCGGCAACATCTTCGCCTCGTACGTGCGCTCGGGTGAGTGCAATGCCAGCATCGCCAAGTCCGGCATCGAGTACATGGCGGACTTCTACGACCGCTACCAGGAACTCTCCGCGGGCGAGGGGATTGGTTTCTTCCAGATTGGCGGTGGCATCGCCGGGGACTTCCCCATCTGTGTCGTGCCGTCCATCAAGTACGACCTCGCCCAGCCCGTGAAGCCGTGGGCGTACTTCTGTCAGATCAGCGACTCGACGACCTCGTACGGCTCGTACTCCGGCGCCACGCCCAACGAGAAGATCACCTGGGACAAGCTCACCGAGACCACGCCCATGTTCGTCATCGAGTCGGATGCGACGATCGTCGTGCCGCTCGTGCTCCGCGCGCTGCTCGAGTGCAAGCGCCACCCCGCCGAGGCGGAGGCGCTCATCGCCCGGCACATGGGCTCTCGCTGA
- a CDS encoding LysR family transcriptional regulator — protein METDGLRALVAFAEAGCNLTLAGRAIGLSQPAVHARLQGVARALEISLYERRGRRLQLTPDGTRVLAWARDVLERERALRVELRQGHAEERVVLACGEGALVHVVAERVAPLLRERTGVLSFLVLDGPAAVAAVERGSAHLAVVAGPASSPPGLRSQPLVTASMLAVASRQHPLARAGREVEVRALLEHRLLVPPLGRALRATLEDAASAHGRPLEVAAEVTGWEAVCRLASLGVGVGVINDVVATPGLARLSVRGLPPVTYRLLMRRGRGTRLAEEVVRTLLG, from the coding sequence ATGGAAACGGATGGGCTTCGCGCCCTGGTGGCGTTCGCGGAGGCTGGCTGCAATCTGACGCTCGCGGGGCGCGCCATCGGGCTGTCCCAGCCAGCGGTGCATGCACGACTGCAAGGAGTGGCGCGGGCGCTGGAGATCTCCCTCTACGAGCGGCGGGGCCGGCGCCTCCAGCTCACCCCGGATGGAACGCGCGTGCTCGCCTGGGCGCGTGACGTGCTCGAGCGGGAGCGCGCCCTGCGCGTGGAGCTGCGACAGGGACACGCGGAGGAGCGGGTGGTGCTCGCCTGCGGAGAGGGGGCCCTGGTGCATGTGGTGGCCGAGCGCGTCGCTCCGCTGCTTCGCGAGCGGACCGGAGTGCTCTCCTTCCTCGTGTTGGATGGCCCCGCCGCGGTCGCCGCCGTGGAGCGCGGCTCGGCGCACCTGGCGGTGGTGGCCGGGCCCGCGTCCAGTCCCCCGGGGCTTCGCTCGCAACCGCTCGTCACCGCCTCGATGCTGGCCGTGGCGTCCCGGCAGCATCCACTGGCGCGGGCGGGACGGGAAGTGGAGGTGCGGGCACTGCTCGAGCACCGGCTCCTGGTGCCCCCTCTCGGCCGCGCCCTGCGCGCCACCCTGGAGGACGCCGCCTCGGCCCATGGACGGCCCCTCGAGGTCGCCGCGGAGGTGACCGGCTGGGAGGCGGTCTGCCGACTCGCGTCGTTGGGGGTGGGAGTGGGAGTGATCAACGACGTGGTGGCCACCCCGGGCCTCGCACGCCTGTCCGTGCGCGGCCTTCCCCCGGTGACCTACCGGTTGCTGATGCGGCGTGGACGTGGCACGAGGCTCGCGGAGGAGGTGGTGCGGACCCTGCTCGGCTGA
- a CDS encoding CoA transferase: MTNVEQLRAAMLKGVHERATTDTFDLHGALRAMLAPLGFTPEDCGGTIRFDKCDPLMPSNLRLGGAAALALVQQSVIAAKLWRMRGGLGQDIHVDLGQAIRRLAPASELKWETLNGYPADVADRTIFSYLGFYPTKDGRHILPANIYPGLKTRMLAVLDCADNPKALGRAIARYTADELEALGEQHGIVFAKVRTVDEFVATEVFEYLASRPLIEIEKVGDSAPEPLPSFGTHPLSGVRALGMGHVIAGAGIGRSLASLGADCLNVWRVMEWEQDTLLATANVGVRSTRLHVKSEDGQRQLHALLRDADVFYANRRPGLLAELGVDLKAATAVRPGLIHVTVSTHGEDGPWKSRVGFDQVAGTVTGMVAAEGTLAAPRLPPTSIINDYLVAWLGATGAMAALARRAVEGGSYRVHVSLTRAAMWAVTLGLFDPRYVESAVRSGGEHTLIDPQLFTSLTPLGIYQGVTENVTLSRTPHHYMNVLSPRGADQPVWLPRPKQVNTAEFIKLFR; encoded by the coding sequence ATGACGAACGTGGAACAGTTGCGCGCGGCGATGCTGAAGGGCGTACACGAGCGCGCGACGACCGATACCTTCGACCTGCACGGAGCGCTGCGCGCCATGCTCGCGCCGCTCGGTTTTACCCCGGAGGACTGCGGGGGAACCATCCGCTTCGACAAGTGCGATCCGCTCATGCCGAGCAACCTCCGCCTCGGTGGCGCGGCGGCGCTCGCGCTCGTGCAGCAGTCCGTCATCGCGGCGAAGCTCTGGCGGATGCGCGGCGGGCTCGGGCAGGACATCCACGTGGACCTCGGGCAGGCCATCCGCCGGCTCGCGCCCGCCTCGGAGCTGAAGTGGGAGACGCTCAACGGCTACCCGGCGGACGTGGCGGACCGGACCATCTTCTCGTACCTGGGTTTCTATCCCACGAAGGACGGACGCCACATCCTGCCGGCCAACATCTACCCCGGCCTGAAGACGCGGATGCTCGCGGTGCTCGACTGCGCCGACAACCCGAAGGCGCTTGGACGAGCCATCGCCCGGTACACCGCGGACGAACTCGAGGCGCTCGGGGAACAGCACGGCATCGTCTTCGCGAAGGTCCGCACGGTGGACGAGTTCGTCGCGACGGAGGTCTTCGAGTACCTCGCCAGCCGGCCCCTCATCGAGATCGAGAAGGTCGGTGACTCCGCTCCCGAGCCGTTGCCGTCGTTCGGCACCCACCCGCTCTCCGGGGTGCGCGCGCTGGGCATGGGACATGTGATCGCCGGAGCGGGCATCGGCCGGTCGCTCGCGTCGCTCGGCGCGGACTGCCTCAACGTGTGGCGCGTGATGGAGTGGGAGCAGGACACCCTGCTCGCGACGGCGAACGTCGGGGTGCGCTCCACGCGGTTGCACGTGAAGTCCGAGGACGGCCAAAGGCAGTTGCACGCGCTGCTGCGCGACGCCGACGTCTTCTACGCCAACCGCCGGCCCGGCCTGCTCGCCGAGCTGGGCGTGGACCTGAAGGCCGCCACGGCGGTGCGCCCCGGTCTCATCCACGTCACGGTCAGCACGCACGGCGAGGACGGCCCCTGGAAGAGCCGCGTCGGCTTCGATCAGGTGGCGGGCACGGTCACGGGCATGGTCGCGGCCGAGGGGACGCTCGCGGCGCCCCGGTTGCCGCCCACGTCCATCATCAACGACTATCTCGTCGCGTGGCTCGGCGCGACTGGCGCCATGGCGGCGCTGGCGAGGCGCGCGGTCGAGGGGGGCAGCTACCGCGTCCACGTCTCGCTCACGCGCGCCGCGATGTGGGCGGTGACACTCGGGCTCTTCGATCCCCGCTATGTCGAGTCCGCGGTCCGCTCGGGCGGGGAGCACACGCTGATCGACCCGCAGCTCTTCACGTCGCTCACGCCGCTCGGCATCTACCAGGGCGTGACGGAGAACGTGACCCTGTCGCGCACGCCCCACCACTACATGAACGTGCTGTCACCGCGCGGCGCGGATCAGCCGGTGTGGCTGCCGCGGCCAAAGCAGGTCAACACCGCCGAGTTCATCAAGCTCTTCCGCTGA
- a CDS encoding ankyrin repeat domain-containing protein, with protein sequence MKTGTRESQSAAIDAEVLEVARMAFQYARSGDAAALGAILDAGLPVNLRNERGDTLLMLASYHGHVDATRVLLEHKADPERTNDRGQTPLAGCAFKGDITMARLLLDHGTQVDGAGPDGKTALMFAAMFDRVEMMEELISRGAVPERRDAEKRTALDYARAMGAQRAAERLAASQQTPA encoded by the coding sequence ATGAAGACCGGGACCCGGGAGTCGCAGTCCGCAGCAATCGACGCGGAAGTGTTGGAGGTGGCGCGCATGGCGTTCCAGTACGCGCGCAGTGGAGACGCCGCGGCGCTCGGCGCGATTCTCGACGCGGGGCTGCCCGTCAACCTGCGCAACGAGCGCGGCGACACGCTGCTGATGCTCGCGAGCTACCACGGCCACGTGGACGCCACCCGGGTGCTGCTCGAGCACAAGGCCGACCCCGAGCGCACCAATGACCGGGGGCAGACCCCCTTGGCCGGCTGCGCCTTCAAGGGCGACATCACCATGGCTCGGCTGCTGCTCGACCATGGCACCCAGGTCGACGGCGCCGGCCCGGATGGCAAGACGGCGCTCATGTTCGCGGCGATGTTCGACCGCGTGGAGATGATGGAGGAGTTGATCTCCCGCGGCGCGGTCCCCGAGCGCCGGGATGCCGAGAAGCGCACGGCGCTCGACTACGCCCGAGCCATGGGTGCCCAGCGCGCCGCCGAGCGGCTCGCGGCGTCGCAGCAGACCCCGGCTTGA
- a CDS encoding RNA 2'-phosphotransferase gives MASSRRPEKELQALARKSKKLSWLLRHGAREMGLAMDSAGFALIGEVLRMTGLSREELDEVVAENNKSRYEVRGKQVRAVQGHSLEGTPVTLDGLERSWDEVLADAPLYHGTSVAAARAILSGEGIHSAARTHVHLAAAVDSKVGKRAGVDVLLVISPARLRASGLRIFRAPNGVLLARAIPATTLVDVLACNGPGSSALAELKRRLGTEASSPAPARGE, from the coding sequence ATGGCCAGTTCACGTCGCCCGGAGAAGGAACTCCAGGCACTCGCCAGGAAATCGAAGAAGCTCTCATGGTTGTTGCGCCATGGCGCCCGGGAGATGGGCCTCGCCATGGACTCCGCGGGCTTTGCCCTCATCGGCGAGGTGCTGCGGATGACGGGGCTGTCTCGTGAGGAACTCGACGAGGTGGTCGCGGAGAACAACAAGTCGCGCTACGAGGTGCGGGGCAAGCAGGTGCGCGCCGTGCAGGGCCACTCCCTGGAGGGTACCCCCGTGACGCTCGACGGGCTGGAGCGCAGCTGGGACGAGGTGCTCGCGGACGCACCCCTCTACCACGGTACGTCCGTGGCCGCCGCGCGCGCCATCCTCTCTGGGGAGGGCATCCATTCCGCGGCGCGTACCCATGTCCACCTGGCCGCCGCGGTGGACTCGAAGGTGGGCAAGCGCGCCGGTGTGGATGTGCTGCTGGTCATCTCTCCCGCGCGCCTCCGGGCCTCGGGGCTGCGCATCTTCCGCGCACCCAACGGGGTGTTGCTCGCGCGTGCCATTCCCGCGACCACCCTCGTGGACGTGCTCGCGTGCAATGGCCCGGGAAGCTCCGCGCTCGCGGAGCTGAAAAGACGGCTGGGCACGGAGGCCTCCTCTCCCGCGCCTGCCCGGGGCGAATGA
- a CDS encoding LysR substrate-binding domain-containing protein gives MASLNDLTLRQLEYVVAVADVLGFRKAAERCHVSQPALSAQIQQLEDVLGVKIFERDKRRVLLTQAGEELVSRARRVLTEAGDILSAASRLSDPFAGPLQLGVIPTVAPYVLPEVIPAVTKQYPQMRLRLREEKTELLVRGLEEGRLDAALVALDPELGDVEQTVIAEDAFVVALPPGHPLAKKKQVQLRDLDAENVLLLEDGHCFRSQALALCTRVGAREVDFRATSLTTLAQMVMSGEGSITLLPAISVPLENRFGQLEVRPLAPSPSRILALVWRPGFPRAGALRALADTMRAAWPGNRGAVKRS, from the coding sequence ATGGCCTCCCTGAACGACCTGACCCTGCGGCAGTTGGAATATGTCGTCGCCGTCGCCGACGTGCTCGGCTTCCGCAAGGCGGCCGAGCGCTGTCATGTCTCGCAACCCGCCCTGAGCGCGCAGATCCAGCAGTTGGAGGACGTGCTCGGGGTGAAGATCTTCGAGCGCGACAAGCGCCGCGTCCTGTTGACCCAGGCGGGTGAGGAGCTGGTGTCCCGGGCCCGCCGCGTCCTCACCGAGGCGGGGGACATCCTCTCGGCCGCCTCGCGGCTGTCGGATCCCTTCGCGGGCCCGTTGCAATTGGGCGTCATCCCCACCGTGGCGCCCTACGTGCTGCCCGAGGTGATTCCGGCGGTGACGAAGCAGTACCCCCAGATGCGGCTGCGGCTGCGCGAGGAGAAGACGGAGCTGCTCGTGCGCGGGCTGGAGGAGGGACGGCTGGACGCGGCCCTGGTGGCGCTGGATCCGGAGCTGGGGGACGTGGAGCAGACCGTCATCGCGGAGGATGCCTTTGTCGTGGCGCTGCCTCCGGGTCATCCGCTGGCGAAGAAGAAGCAGGTGCAGCTGCGCGACCTGGACGCGGAGAACGTGCTGCTGCTGGAGGATGGGCACTGCTTTCGCAGCCAGGCGCTCGCGCTGTGCACCCGCGTGGGCGCGCGCGAGGTGGACTTCCGCGCGACGAGCCTCACCACGCTGGCGCAGATGGTGATGTCGGGCGAGGGGAGCATCACGCTGCTGCCGGCGATCTCCGTGCCCCTGGAGAACCGGTTTGGCCAGCTCGAGGTGCGGCCCCTGGCGCCGTCTCCGAGCCGCATCCTTGCCCTCGTGTGGCGGCCGGGCTTTCCCCGGGCCGGGGCGCTCCGGGCGCTCGCGGACACGATGCGCGCGGCGTGGCCCGGAAACCGGGGGGCGGTGAAGCGGAGCTGA
- a CDS encoding SEL1-like repeat protein, whose amino-acid sequence MSPNTPQAADDGGETKESVNLRSRWEQACTGGDALGCFNLGEYYEKGLGVPQDERRAATL is encoded by the coding sequence TTGTCTCCCAACACGCCGCAAGCAGCCGATGACGGGGGAGAGACCAAGGAGAGCGTCAACCTCCGCTCGCGCTGGGAGCAGGCCTGTACGGGTGGAGATGCGCTGGGGTGCTTCAACCTCGGCGAGTACTACGAGAAGGGCCTGGGAGTGCCCCAGGACGAGCGCCGCGCCGCCACGCTGTAG